The following proteins come from a genomic window of Sardina pilchardus chromosome 1, fSarPil1.1, whole genome shotgun sequence:
- the LOC134065635 gene encoding GTPase IMAP family member 8-like, which yields MGQALKEGDCPTLTWRKVALFFLLLNLLLITGLVCSHYLQGAEASPRPELRVMLLGKNGAAKRILGNAILGRKAFPPKPEIAIIHQCRAKNGLALRERNVTVLDTLEILNTLDMAQRLNACVHWVTPGPHLFLYVAEPGERACEGVRFVRRSLGRAAARFTVVVFGGGGGVHRREERRTEEDVRKELAKCFVGGYHIFSGDLSGNPGQIRALMVQMDTFMSDHMGYKAKKNKT from the exons ATGGGTCAAGCCTTAAAAGAAG GAGATTGTCCTACCCTCACTTGGAGGAAGGTGGCGCTATTCTTTCTACTGCTAAACCTCCTGCTGATCACTGGACTGGTCTGCTCTCACTATTTACAAG GTGCCGAGGCTTCACCTCGGCCAGAGCTGAGGGTGATGCTGCTGGGCAAGAACGGCGCAGCGAAGCGAATCCTTGGCAACGCCATCCTGGGGAGAAAAGCCTTCCCCCCGAAGCCCGAGATCGCCATCATCCACCAGTGCCGGGCGAAGAACGGCCTCGCGCTCCGGGAGAGGAACGTCACCGTCCTCGACACGCTGGAGATCCTCAACACCCTGGACATGGCCCAGAGACTGAACGCGTGCGTGCACTGGGTGACGCCGGGGCCGCACCTGTTCCTCTACGTGGCGGAGCCCGGGGAGCGGGCGTGCGAGGGCGTGCGCTTCGTCCGGCGCAGTCTGGGCAGAGCCGCGGCGAGATTCACCGTCGTCGTgttcggcggcggcggcggcgtgcaCCGGCGTGAGGAGAGACGCACCGAGGAGGACGTTCGCAAAGAGCTCGCAAAGTGTTTCGTCGGAGGCTACCACATCTTCAGCGGAGATCTCAGCGGCAACCCTGGTCAGATTCGAGCACTGATGGTGCAAATGGATACTTTTATGAGTGACCACATGGGCTACAAGGCTAAAAAAAATAAGACATGA
- the LOC134065513 gene encoding GTPase IMAP family member 8-like translates to MAAGESSTYVRIVLLGNREAGKSSAGNTILGREEFDPDVRTLQCVKRQGEVAGRQVTVVDTPGWTDYDHIYLIDSCNLIKQQIVLSVSLCPPGPHAVLIVIHENTVFSEDEKIATSNHLNLLGQAVWKHTLVLFIQETPAEENAFEVKGKMLQWLVEKCGNRYHVLNIKNKDGTQVTELLEKIEEMVAGNNRQHYEMERQRVEELKDRRREEEEEREQERRMKRQRERESFRSSSEIQFQPDIGIVLLGCKGAGKSSLGNTLLGREEFQPGQRSAVCVKRQGEVAGRQVTVVEAPGWWNFYPVMSSSEMTRNEIALSQGLCGEGPHCFFVVLRADASFTKAHRVSAEQHVNLLSERVWSHTMVLFTHGDWLGDTTIEQHIESEGEDLKWLLEKCKNRYHVLNNHKNDDADQVKELLEKIEETTAGLLQMDRDIVEKVSRWRTAVDLRAEERVKRQKERIGPFSGIKQLPSLRIVLLGTKYQGKTSAGNTIFGRHKFELRRTAACVKRRGEVAGRQVSVVDVPGWWRSTLLKDSPELIKQEIVLSVSLCPPGPHAILLVICVDISFTEKDRTIVQEHLELLGERVWSHTMVLFTFGNWLGDTTIEQYIESEGESLQWIIEKCGNRYHIFDNDKLDDSIQRTQLLEKIEEMVAGNGGCPFEVDKTILQEVEKKRSHLDTRVDHRETQSFKQEATFKFVMGEIQPLSEISIVHLHYAEKSAQLTQLNREDFLSGVTLQCETKQWNREGREVATVDVELLPSTNTLEQTKGEFVSSLSNPHAFVLDVSIDFNFTEKRKMEFKTHFELLGNRVWDRAIVGFQSSRNLLDDWSIEKHIESEGEALQWLVEKCGNRYILWTGEESWSHLLKKIDELVALNGGGHFQYDEEKTNETKAADWKMEVQQLEELKEENELANSIEIPPNMGGDKRSEITSVTSAYHTHISDTASEVSSERDSVMSAATSSGIGSLTTSGRQEGWRDHKRPAVEEDASSSEQRESPEETNTGELAS, encoded by the exons ATGGCTGCAGGGGAATCCTCTACTT ATGTGAGGATTGTGCTGCTGGGGAACAGAGAAGCTGGGAAGAGTTCagcaggaaacaccatcctgggcagagaggagtttgACCCTGATGTGAGAACACTgcagtgtgtgaagagacagggagaggtagCAGGGAGACAGGTCACTGTGGTGGACACTCCAGGATGGACAGACTACGATCACATATATCTGATAGACTCCTGTAACTTAATCAAACAACAGATtgtgctcagtgtgtctctgtgtcctcctgGACCACACGCAGTTCTCATAGTTATCCATGAGAACACTGTATTCAGTGAAGATGAGAAAATTGCCACATCAAACCACCTCAATCTTCTCGGTCAGGCAGTGTGGAAACACACTCTAGTTCTGTTCATTCAGGAGACTCCTGCAGAAGAGAACGCCTTTGAAGTTAAAGGGAAAATGCTCCAGTGGCTGGTAGAGAAATGTGGAAACAGATATCACGTCCTCAACATCAAGAACAAGGATGGTACGCAAGtcacagagctgctggagaagatagaAGAGATGGTGGCAGGAAATAACAGACAGCActatgagatggagagacagagagtggaggagctgaaggacaggaggagggaagaagaagaagagagagaacaagagagaaggatgaagagacagagggagagagaatcctTCAGGTCATCAAGCG AAATCCAGTTTCAACCAGACATCGGCATTGTCCTGCTGGGATGTAAAGGGGCTGGAAAGAGCTCATTAGGAAACACTctcctgggcagagaggagttcCAGCCTGGACAGAGATCTGCTGTTTGTGTGAAGCGACAGGGAGAAGTAGCAGGCAGACAGGTCACTGTGGTGGAGGCTCCGGGATGGTGGAACTTCTACCCTGTAATGTCCAGCTCTGAAATGACCAGAAATGAGATTGCGCTCTCTCAGGGTTTGTGTGGTGAAGGTCCACACTGTTTCTTTGTGGTGTTGCGAGCAGACGCCTCTTTTACAAAAGCACACAGGGTATCAGCTGAGCAGCATGTTAATCTTctcagtgagagagtgtggagcCACACTATGGTGCTGTTCACCCATGGAGACTGGCTAGGAGACACAACCATTGAACAGCACattgagagtgaaggagaagaCCTGAAATGGCTTCTTGAGAAATGTAAAAACCGATATCATGTCCTCAACAATCACAAGAACGATGATGCAGATCAGGTCAAGGAGCTTCTGGAGAAAATAGAAGAAACTACTGCTGGACTGCTTCAGATGGACAGGGATATAGTAGAGAAAGTCTCACGCTGGAGGACGGCTGTGGATTTGAGAgctgaagagagagtgaagagacagaaagagcgtATCGGACCTTTCTCTG GGATAAAACAGCTACCATCACTGAGGATTGTTCTTTTGGGTACAAAGTACCAGGGAAAGACCTCGGCAGGAAACACCATCTTTGGCAGACACAAGTTTGAGCTGAGAAGAACAGCAGCATGTGTGAAGAGACGGGGAGAAGTAGCAGGCAGACAGGTCAGTGTGGTCGATGTTCCGGGATGGTGGAGAAGTACATTGCTGAAGGACTCCCCAGAGCTGATCAAACAGGAGATtgtgctcagtgtgtctctgtgtcctccaggaccaCATGCTATCCTTCTGGTCATATGTGTGGACATTTCCTTCACTGAAAAAGACAGGACCATTGTTCAGGAACACTTGGAGCTTCTcggtgagagagtgtggagtCACACCATGGTACTGTTCACCTTTGGAAACTGGCTGGGAGACACAACCATTGAACAGTACattgagagtgaaggagagagcctGCAATGGATCAttgagaaatgtgggaacagataTCACATTTTTGACAATGATAAACTGGATGACAGCATTCAGCGTACACAGCTGCTTGAGAAGATTGAAGAGATGGTGGCAGGAAATGGCGGATGTCCCTTTGAGGTTGACAAAACTATTCTACAGGAagtggagaagaagaggagtcaCCTTGATACAAGAGTGgatcacagagagacacaatcTTTCAAACAGGAGGCTACATTTAAATTTGTAATGG GTGAAATTCAGCCTCTCTCGGAGATCAGCATCGTGCACCTGCATTATGCTGAAAAATCAGCACAACTCACACAGCTCAACAGAGAAGACTTCCTATCAGGTGTAACGCTTCAGTGTGAGACCAAACAGTGGAACAGGGAAGGTCGAGAGGTCGCTACAGTTGATGTTGAGTTGTTGCCGAGTACAAACACTCTAGAACAAACTAAAGGAGAGTTTGTATCTAGCCTGTCAAACCCACACGCCTTTGTGCTGGATGTCTCCATTGATTTTAACtttacagagaaaagaaaaatggaatTCAAGACTCACTTTGAGCTGTTGGGGAACAGAGTCTGGGATCGAGCCATAGTGGGGTTTCAGTCCTCTCGTAACCTGTTGGACGACTGGAGCATTGAGAAGCACattgagagtgaaggagaggcccTGCAGTGGCTGGttgagaaatgtgggaacaggtatATTCTCTGGACAGGTGAGGAGAGCTGGTCTCATCTGCTGAAGAAGATTGATGAGTTAGTGGCTCTCAATGGAGGAGGCCATTTCCAGTATGATGaagaaaagacaaatgagacCAAAGCAGCAGACTGGAAGATGGAGGTGCAGCAGCTGGAGGAACTGAAGGAGGAGAATGAGCTGGCAAACAGCATAGAGATTCCCCCTAATA TGGGTGGAGATAAAAGGTCTGAAATAACCTCAGTAACATcagcctaccacacacacatctcggaCACAGCATCTGAAGTCTCCTCAGAACGAGACTCTGTGATGTCAGCAGCTACCAGCTCTGGGATTGGTTCACTAACAACGTCTGGAAGAcaggaaggatggagggatcATAAGAGACCAGCGGTGGAGGAGGACGCCAGCAGCTCAGAACAGAGGGAGAGTCCAGAAGAGACCAACACGGGGGAACTGGCCTCATGA